The DNA region CATACGATTGCGCCTTCTTCAATGAAAGCTGTAAAAACCGATGAAATTGACCCCCTAATACCAAAATTAAATTGACCCCCTAAAAAACGCTTTCGAAGAAGCGTATTTTTAGTATCGCAATATGGCCCAAAAATTATCCAAAGAACATGTTGTATTTGTAGTGCAAAGTTACTAAATCTAAATCAGCACCATTACGGCTGTATTCTCTTTTTCTTTCTCAAGGATTCACCATATAGTTCGATACGTATCGCTTGGTGTACGATTCTATCCAAAATTGCATCCGCTACCGTTTTCTCGCCAATGATATCGTGCCATTTTGCCACAGGTAATTGAGAGGTTATCATTGTAGATCTTTTACCATGTCGATCCTCAATGATGTCCAACAGGAGATTCCTTGCTGCTCCGTCCAGTGGTTGCACACCAAAATCATCTAAAATGAAAAGCTGCGCCTTTTCTATTCTGGCAAGTTCCTTTAAATGGGAACCTTCGGCTTTGGCAACTTTTAGTTGTGCCATTAATTTGGAAGTAGTGGCGTAATAGACTTTGTATCCCAGTATACAAGCTTGATATCCAATGGCGGAAGCAAGAAAGCTTTTTCCCGTACCAGTACTACCGGTAATAAAAACATCGCTCGCCTGATCGATAAAACTACCTTCTAATAGTCTTTGTACGAGATTACGATCCAAGCCACGATCTCCTTGATAGTCCAGTTGTTCTGGTTGGGCACTATAGCGAAAGCCTGCATTACGTATGGATCGTTGTTGTGCCCGGTATCTGCGATCCTCCCATTCCGATTGTATGAGAAAATGGATCAACTCATCCTGCGTATAACCTGGACCACTGGAGCCATCCTGTTCGATATAGGATTTAAAAGCACTGGCCATGCCACTGAGGTGCATGCTGCTCATTTTGTCTAGGCATTCTTTGTTTGTGTTCATATCTGTTGTTTTATCTTTTATTAGCGATGATGGATTTTACTTTTGTAAACGGCTATTGATAATACTTTCCACCGCGTATATTGTCGTGATCTGGCATGGACGAGTCTGGTAGGTTCTGTGGTGTATCTTCGTCCATAAAGTCCGCCTTGGACTTCAGTATTTTTTCTATAATACCATAGTTATAGATGCCGTATTCATGAGCTCTTTTACAAGCATTAACCAGTCTGGAAGCTCCTACTTTTCTGCCGATATTCAATATCCCTTGGCAAGCACGTAGGTTCTTGTCGGGGTATTCCGGCCGCGCCAATACTTTTTCCAGATAGAAATTCACTTCTTCGGAGATTTCCTCGGCTTGCTGTAAAAAAGCGGTAGGATCCCACATGGAAGCTGCCCCCGATTGCCAACTGGCCAAGTGGGCAGGGTCTTGTACGTATTTTTCTTTTTGGTAACTGCGTGCATGCTGACAGATAAGTTCACTTCCTATAAAGAGTTCTACGCGGGTACTACTATAGAGGAGCTTTATTTTTTTACCGATGTATTTATAGGGAACGCTGTAATAATGATAGTCCAGTGCCACGTATCCATTTTTACCTACGGTGGTAATACGGCTATCCAAAGGATCGTATCGGTATGCGTTTAAGGGTTGTAAAGTATCTTTTTCCAAAGTCTCAAATTGCTCCCTGCGACTGGGTAATCCAGCAGTCATCGGATGATTATTATGCCTTTCCAAATGAAGAGCAATAGCTTCATTGAGGTCGTTCAAGCTGTGATATACGCTTTTGTCTATTTGGGTAAATATGGAAGTGTAAACCAGTTTTACGGCTCCTTCCACCAAAGCTTTGTCTTTGGGACTGTACACTCTGGTGGGGAATACATGCGTTCCATAATGGGCAGCAAACGCAGCAAAGCTTTCATTGACCTTGGACTCATAACGCCCCGGTTTACTGACGGCAGACTTTAGATTGTCTGGGACAACCGCTTGGGGTACGCCACCAAAATAATGGAGTGCCGACTCACAGGCATCTATAAAATCTTCTTTCTTCTGGCTAGCCACCGCCTTTACATAGGTCAATTGGCTACAGCCCAATATCGCCACAAATACCTCTACCGCAGTAATGGCTCCTGTATCAGGGTCTGTGAGATAGAGCTTTTTACCCGTAAAATCAATATACATTTTATCGCCCGCCTTATGTACCACCCGAAGTGATGGACGGATCTTACCCATGTATAAATTGAGATAATCCATAAAACGAGAAGATTTATAACCATTTGGATGAAGTTGTCTGTACTGCTCATACAACATCCATTTGGTTACGCCTCTGTTTTTGCGTAGTTGACGGACATAGTCTGCCAATAAGGGCTCGAGCGCCTTGCTGCGCTGGCTGGGACTCCACTGTGGTCGCTGAGCTACACCCAATAGGGACAGCAACTGTTCATCGCTCATCGCGGATAATTGTGTGGCATCATAGCCACTACCACGCAGTAATGTTAGATACTTCTTAACCGTATTGCGAGATATACCTACGGCGGCACTTATATATTTACTTCCCCTGCCTTCAAGTGATAGGCGTATCAATTGTCTAATCTTGTACATTTCTATTGTTCTGTTTGCCATCGAAAATCACCATTTGATGTAGTGGTAACTTCCGAGTTTTTACGCTACAATACAACATAGACTCCTAGATATTTTAGGGGGTCAGTATACTTTGGAAATAGGGGGTCAATTTAATTTTGGCGAGTGGGGGTCAGTTTGAATTGGCGGAACGGGGTCACTTTCATCGCCTATTCCATTTTAGCGCTGCACCAGATTAACTCTTCATCCATTTCATTATCAGAAATACAGATGAAAGGCTTGGGGTAGGCTTCTAAAAGATGATGAATACCACTAAGTTCATTTATTGAAAAGCTACATAGATATTCTTCCAGCCTTATTAAAAAAGCCTCATTAAATGTCCAATAAACGAAACGTATCATATCCACCAACAAATTGGTATTTCGGAAATTGTCGAGTGAAAAAGAAGGGACACTGCTTAACAGAGTAAGACAATTACCTAATCGTATGACTTGTGCTACATATAAATCGTAGTAGCCTAATCTGCGATGGAATAAGTTTGCCTTTTTACCATCAATGGAAACTTCTCTAATGTAAGGTGTATTAGAAAGCATCTTGGTTGTCCAACTTACTTTGGGTATTCTATCTTTCATAAAACAGTAGAGTTTATGATCGTGTGTTAATTAAAATTGTAATACTAAGATCAAATAAGTAGAAATAACACAACTTGTGATGGTTTAAATTTGCTAATGTTTTGTTAAATAGATGAATAGTTTCAGTTAGTTATTTTGAGTAGGTAATGTATCAAATGATGTATCAAATAAAAAAGAAGCTATGAATTAACTTCATAACTTCTTGATTATCAGTGGGAGCTACAGGGTTCGAACCTGTGACCCTCTGCTTGTAAGGCAGATGCTCTAAACCAGCTGAGCTAAGCTCCCATTGTTGTTGGGAGTGCAAATATAGGGGGCTGATTTTGAACTACAAAATATTTTTTCAATTATTTTTTTCTGATGTAAAATCCTTGAAAAAATGCTTGATAGCTTTAGCCATTGCATCTGCCATTTTATCTTGAAAATTAGGATTCGTTAATTTTTCTTCCTCTTCTGGATTGGAAATGAATGCTAATTCATTTAAAGCATTGATAAATTGTGTAGGTCCATTTAATCCGAAATTAAAACTGCCAATATTACCATAGTTGTCTAAACCTAATGCCAGCATTTCACTATGTAAATATTGAGACAATGGACGAAAGCTGATATATCTATAATACGTAGAATTGCCTTTGACTAGGGGAGATGCTGAGTTGCAATGGATGCTAATTACCATATTAGGATGTGCTGATTTGAGATAGTCTATTCTATCCGTCATACTTAATGTTG from Rhizosphaericola mali includes:
- the istB gene encoding IS21-like element helper ATPase IstB, producing the protein MNTNKECLDKMSSMHLSGMASAFKSYIEQDGSSGPGYTQDELIHFLIQSEWEDRRYRAQQRSIRNAGFRYSAQPEQLDYQGDRGLDRNLVQRLLEGSFIDQASDVFITGSTGTGKSFLASAIGYQACILGYKVYYATTSKLMAQLKVAKAEGSHLKELARIEKAQLFILDDFGVQPLDGAARNLLLDIIEDRHGKRSTMITSQLPVAKWHDIIGEKTVADAILDRIVHQAIRIELYGESLRKKKRIQP
- the istA gene encoding IS21 family transposase yields the protein MANRTIEMYKIRQLIRLSLEGRGSKYISAAVGISRNTVKKYLTLLRGSGYDATQLSAMSDEQLLSLLGVAQRPQWSPSQRSKALEPLLADYVRQLRKNRGVTKWMLYEQYRQLHPNGYKSSRFMDYLNLYMGKIRPSLRVVHKAGDKMYIDFTGKKLYLTDPDTGAITAVEVFVAILGCSQLTYVKAVASQKKEDFIDACESALHYFGGVPQAVVPDNLKSAVSKPGRYESKVNESFAAFAAHYGTHVFPTRVYSPKDKALVEGAVKLVYTSIFTQIDKSVYHSLNDLNEAIALHLERHNNHPMTAGLPSRREQFETLEKDTLQPLNAYRYDPLDSRITTVGKNGYVALDYHYYSVPYKYIGKKIKLLYSSTRVELFIGSELICQHARSYQKEKYVQDPAHLASWQSGAASMWDPTAFLQQAEEISEEVNFYLEKVLARPEYPDKNLRACQGILNIGRKVGASRLVNACKRAHEYGIYNYGIIEKILKSKADFMDEDTPQNLPDSSMPDHDNIRGGKYYQ